A genomic segment from Glycine soja cultivar W05 chromosome 18, ASM419377v2, whole genome shotgun sequence encodes:
- the LOC114396039 gene encoding probable receptor-like protein kinase At5g24010: MPSTLFSLLLLFLLLPFSTLSHLFYPPDDYLINCGSSAASTLVDHRHFSGDLSAHHHHRSPFSPPPHALSLQNNNPLPNSPPIYHTARVFTSPARYTFPVSDKGTHIVRLHFHPFTTPNLDLGLAQFHVLLNAHVALSNFTRLLSDATNPSIVEYLIWVDAEKLEIVFVPNKDSRLAFVNAIEVISAPKDLVPDTAQYLSSSKLEKFEGLNKQALEVVYRVTVGGVKVTPFNDSLWRTWVPDDGFFRPSVGSEKLYFGGRINYHVGGASREVGPDNVYNSARLIRSKNDSVPNVNMTWVFPVVGGYKYLVRLHFCDIASISVGLLYFNVYVNGNLAYEDLDLSYVTNSLASPFYADFVVDGGDGALSVGVGPSKSSMPHVIDGILNAVEVMKLNNSRSSLDGEVCADLVMKSWSTRNNTGMLFTLVAAVCIVLSLSIVIRRRLIGSRESVSWSRLPVNLSDDSVKN, encoded by the coding sequence ATGCCTTCTactctcttctctctcctcctcctcttcctcctcctcccctTCTCCACCCTCTCCCACCTCTTCTATCCCCCCGACGATTACCTCATCAACTGCGGCTCCTCCGCCGCCTCCACCCTCGTCGACCACCGCCACTTCTCCGGTGACCTCTCCgcccaccaccaccaccgctCCCCCTTCTCCCCGCCCCCCCACGCCCTTTCGCTCCAAAACAACAACCCCCTCCCCAATTCCCCCCCAATCTACCACACCGCTAGGGTTTTCACAAGCCCCGCCAGATACACCTTCCCCGTCTCCGACAAAGGCACCCACATCGTGCGCCTCCACTTCCACCCCTTCACCACCCCAAATCTCGATCTGGGTCTCGCCCAATTTCACGTCTTGCTCAACGCCCACGTCGCTCTCAGCAACTTCACTCGCTTGCTAAGCGACGCCACAAACCCTAGCATCGTCGAGTATCTCATCTGGGTCGACGCGGAGAAGCTCGAAATCGTGTTTGTTCCGAACAAAGACTCCAGATTGGCGTTCGTCAACGCCATTGAGGTGATTTCCGCGCCCAAGGACCTTGTCCCCGACACCGCACAGTATTTGAGTTCATCGAAATTAGAGAAATTTGAGGGTTTGAACAAACAGGCTCTTGAAGTTGTTTACAGGGTCACTGTTGGGGGTGTTAAAGTTACCCCTTTTAATGATTCCTTGTGGAGAACTTGGGTTCCTGATGATGGGTTTTTCAGACCAAGTGTTGGGTCGGAAAAGCTTTACTTTGGTGGGAGAATCAATTACCATGTTGGAGGGGCTAGTCGTGAGGTTGGGCCTGATAATGTGTATAATAGTGCTAGGTTGATTAGGAGTAAGAATGATTCTGTTCCTAACGTTAATATGACTTGGGTGTTTCCGGTTGTTGGAGGGTATAAGTACTTGGTTCGGTTGCATTTCTGTGATATTGCTAGCATTTCGGTTGGTTTGCTTTACTTCAATGTTTATGTCAATGGAAATTTGGCTTATGAAGATTTGGATCTCTCATACGTTACGAATTCGCTGGCTTCGCCGTTCTATGCGGACTTTGTGGTTGATGGAGGAGATGGGGCCTTGAGTGTTGGTGTAGGTCCTTCGAAGAGCAGCATGCCGCATGTCATCGATGGGATATTGAATGCGGTTGAGGTTATGAAGTTGAACAATTCTCGCAGTAGTCTTGATGGAGAGGTTTGTGCTGATTTAGTTATGAAGAGCTGGTCGACGAGGAATAATACAGGTATGCTGTTTACTTTGGTGGCTGCTGTTTGCATTGTGTTGAGCTTGTCCATAGTGATTCGTAGGAGGTTGATTGGGTCGAGGGAATCTGTGTCTTGGTCAAGGTTGCCTGTGAATTTGTCGGATGATAGTGTTAAGAATTAA